From a single Micromonospora carbonacea genomic region:
- the pcaG gene encoding protocatechuate 3,4-dioxygenase subunit alpha — MGERLGVTPAQTVGPYLRIGLRWPDGPYVVPEGTPGAFWVRGRITDGAGGPVTDALVESWQADPDGRFDHPDDPRGARPPALAGFRGFGRSETDGQGCYRLLTVRPGPLPDPDGGVEAPHLTLSVFGRGLLHRLVTRLYFPDEPAANAVDPVLRGVDADRRDTLLAAPAPDGLRFDIRLQGDRETVFFAV, encoded by the coding sequence ATGGGTGAGCGGCTGGGCGTCACCCCCGCGCAGACCGTCGGGCCGTACCTGCGCATCGGCCTGCGCTGGCCCGACGGCCCGTACGTCGTGCCCGAGGGCACCCCGGGCGCGTTCTGGGTGCGCGGCCGGATCACCGACGGCGCGGGCGGACCGGTGACCGACGCCCTGGTGGAGAGCTGGCAGGCCGACCCCGACGGCCGGTTCGACCACCCCGACGACCCGCGCGGGGCCCGGCCGCCAGCGCTCGCGGGCTTCCGCGGCTTCGGGCGCAGCGAGACCGACGGGCAGGGCTGCTACCGGCTGCTGACCGTCAGGCCGGGCCCGCTGCCCGACCCCGACGGCGGCGTCGAAGCCCCCCACCTGACCCTGTCCGTCTTCGGGCGGGGGCTGCTGCACCGCCTGGTCACCCGGCTCTACTTCCCCGACGAGCCGGCGGCCAACGCCGTCGACCCCGTGCTGCGCGGCGTCGACGCCGACCGCCGCGACACGCTGCTGGCGGCTCCCGCGCCGGACGGGCTCCGCTTCGACATCCGCCTGCAGGGCGACCGTGAGACCGTCTTCTTCGCCGTCTGA
- the pcaD gene encoding 3-oxoadipate enol-lactonase, producing the protein MTARLHLAVDGPAAAPVLLLGGSLGTTGAMWGPQVPALARHFRVIRYDHLGHGRSAVPAGPYTMDLLGRELLRTLDDLDVPWVHYAGLSLGGMVGMWLAAHAPERVRRLALLCTSASLGPPGQWRARAATVRAGGLAAIADAVVARWFTPAFAAVRPDVVAGYRAMLTATSPAGYAACCEAIATMDLRADLGRIGAPTLVVAGADDPATPVAHAREIVRRIPGARLAVVDAAAHLANVEQPGRVGRLLRDHLLPPGPVDEEPGDR; encoded by the coding sequence GTGACCGCCCGCCTGCACCTCGCCGTCGACGGCCCGGCCGCCGCGCCGGTGCTGCTGCTCGGCGGCTCGCTCGGCACCACCGGGGCGATGTGGGGACCCCAGGTCCCGGCGCTCGCGCGGCACTTCCGGGTCATCCGGTACGACCACCTGGGCCACGGCCGCTCGGCGGTGCCGGCCGGGCCGTACACGATGGACCTGCTGGGCCGGGAGCTGCTGCGGACGCTGGACGACCTCGACGTGCCGTGGGTCCACTACGCGGGGTTGTCCCTCGGCGGCATGGTCGGCATGTGGCTCGCCGCGCACGCGCCCGAGCGAGTGCGGCGGCTGGCGCTGCTGTGCACCTCGGCGTCGCTCGGCCCGCCCGGGCAGTGGCGGGCCCGGGCGGCGACGGTGCGCGCCGGCGGCCTGGCGGCGATCGCCGACGCGGTGGTGGCCCGCTGGTTCACCCCGGCGTTCGCCGCGGTCCGGCCGGACGTGGTCGCCGGCTACCGCGCCATGCTGACCGCGACCTCCCCGGCCGGCTACGCCGCCTGCTGCGAGGCGATCGCCACGATGGACCTGCGCGCGGATCTCGGCCGGATCGGCGCGCCGACGCTTGTCGTCGCCGGCGCGGACGACCCGGCCACCCCGGTCGCGCACGCCCGCGAGATCGTCCGACGGATCCCCGGGGCGCGGCTGGCCGTGGTCGACGCGGCGGCGCACCTGGCCAACGTGGAGCAACCCGGGCGGGTGGGCCGGCTCCTGCGGGACCACCTCCTCCCGCCCGGCCCCGTCGACGAGGAACCCGGTGACCGATGA
- the pcaB gene encoding 3-carboxy-cis,cis-muconate cycloisomerase has product MRPSSSPSDGLPGGLLGGLSGAPDVDAELGDPALLRAMLDVEAALARAAADAGVTPPAAADAIVAHCHAGRYDPVALGRAADAAGNPVVPLVRELTAAVPASARPWVHVGATSQDVLDTALTLVAVRAHDPLRRHLDAAVAAAARLAAAHRDTVMVARTLGQQAAPTTFGLKAAGWLTGLADARDRLRQAAAAQPAQLGGAVGTLAAFGPAGPQVAERFAAHLGLPATALPWHTRRQPRLDLAAACGGLLVATGKAALDVGLLAQTEVGEVAEGDAGRGGSSAMPHKRNPVDSVLVTAATRRAPGLVATLFAAAVHEHERAAGAWHAEWEPLLDLLRCAGGAAARCARMLAGLRVHPGRMRENLDAAGGLVLAEAVAARLAPAVGRGVAHDLVARAAAAPAFRAALLADPDIRAHLSEADVDEALDPRRWLGSAGRLVDRALAATRDGHG; this is encoded by the coding sequence GTGAGACCGTCTTCTTCGCCGTCTGACGGCCTGCCCGGCGGGCTGCTCGGTGGCCTCTCCGGGGCCCCGGACGTCGACGCGGAACTCGGCGACCCGGCCCTGCTGCGGGCGATGCTCGACGTGGAGGCCGCGCTCGCCCGCGCCGCGGCGGACGCCGGCGTGACGCCCCCGGCGGCCGCCGACGCGATCGTCGCGCACTGCCACGCCGGGCGGTACGACCCGGTGGCGCTCGGCCGGGCGGCCGACGCCGCCGGCAACCCGGTCGTCCCGCTCGTGCGCGAGCTGACCGCCGCCGTGCCGGCGTCCGCCCGGCCCTGGGTGCACGTCGGGGCGACCAGCCAGGACGTCCTGGACACGGCGCTGACCCTGGTGGCCGTGCGGGCGCACGACCCGCTGCGGCGGCACCTCGACGCCGCCGTCGCCGCCGCCGCCCGGCTCGCCGCCGCCCACCGGGACACGGTGATGGTCGCCCGGACCCTCGGGCAGCAGGCCGCGCCGACCACGTTCGGACTCAAGGCGGCAGGCTGGCTGACCGGCCTGGCCGACGCCCGCGACCGGCTCCGGCAGGCGGCCGCGGCGCAGCCCGCGCAGCTCGGCGGCGCGGTCGGCACCCTGGCCGCGTTCGGCCCGGCGGGCCCGCAGGTCGCCGAGCGGTTCGCGGCGCACCTGGGCCTGCCCGCCACCGCGCTGCCCTGGCACACCCGCCGACAGCCCCGGCTCGACCTGGCCGCCGCCTGCGGCGGACTCCTCGTGGCCACCGGCAAGGCCGCGCTCGACGTCGGGCTGCTCGCCCAGACCGAGGTCGGCGAGGTCGCCGAGGGCGACGCCGGGCGGGGCGGCTCCTCGGCCATGCCGCACAAGCGCAACCCGGTGGACTCGGTTCTCGTCACCGCCGCGACGCGCCGCGCCCCGGGCCTCGTCGCCACGCTGTTCGCCGCGGCCGTGCACGAGCACGAGCGCGCCGCCGGCGCCTGGCACGCCGAGTGGGAACCCCTGCTCGACCTGCTGCGCTGCGCCGGCGGCGCGGCCGCCCGCTGCGCCCGGATGCTGGCCGGGCTGCGGGTCCACCCCGGGCGGATGCGGGAGAACCTCGACGCGGCCGGCGGCCTCGTGCTCGCCGAGGCCGTCGCCGCGCGGCTCGCCCCGGCCGTCGGCCGCGGCGTCGCACACGACCTGGTCGCCCGCGCCGCCGCCGCGCCCGCGTTCCGGGCCGCGCTGCTCGCCGACCCCGACATCCGCGCCCACCTGTCCGAGGCCGACGTCGACGAGGCGCTCGACCCGCGCCGCTGGCTCGGCTCCGCCGGCCGGCTCGTCGACCGCGCCCTGGCCGCCACCCGGGACGGCCACGGGTGA